Part of the Bacillus cereus group sp. RP43 genome is shown below.
TCGTTGATAATTAAATCAGTAGCTAAATCACGTAACATAGCTTTACGTTGCGCACTTGTACGGCCTAATTTTCTGTATGCCATTCGTAGTTCCCTCCTTTGTTGATGGGTTTAAATCCTCAGTCGTCTTTACGTAAACCTAAACCTAATTCCTCAAGTTTATGTTTAACTTCTTCTAAGGATTTACGTCCTAAGTTACGAACTTTCATCATATCTTCTTCTGTTTTGTTCGCAAGCTCTTGTACAGTATTAATTCCTGCACGTTTTAGGCAATTATAAGAACGAACAGAAAGATCCAGTTCTTCGATAGTCATCTCTAGAACTTTTTCTTTTTGATCTTCTTCCTTCTCGACCATAATCTCAGCATTTTGTGCTTCGTCAGTTAAACCAACAAAGATATTTAAATGCTCAGTTAAGATTTTGGCACCTAAAGAGATAGCTTCTTTTGGCCCGATGCTTCCATCCGTCCATACATCAAGCGTAAGCTTATCATAATTAGCCACTTGTCCGACACGTGTCTTTTCCACTTGGTAAGTAACACGTGATACTGGAGTATAAATAGAATCAATAGGAATTACTCCTATTGGTTGATCTTCGCTTTTATTTGCATCAGCTGGCGTATACCCACGGCCACGCTTTGCAGTTAAACGCATGCGGAAATGCGCATTTTTTGCTAACGTCGCAATGTGTAAATCTGGATTTAAGATTTCAACATCACTATCGTGAGTAATATCAGCAGCTGTGACAATACCTTCGCCCTGTACATCGATTTCCAACGTCTTCTCTTCTTCAGAGTAGATTTTAAGAGCTAACTTTTTCAAGTTTAAGATGATCGTCGTAACGTCCTCTACTACGCCCTCAACTGTTGAAAATTCGTGTAAAACGCCATCGATTTGGATAGCAGTTACAGCGGCACCAGGGAGTGAGGATAAAAGAATACGACGTAAGGAGTTACCCAAAGTAGTACCATATCCACGCTCAAGCGGTTCAATCACGAATTTGCCATACTTAGCATCTTCGTTAAGTTCAACCGTTTCGATTTTCGGTTTTTCGATTTCAATCATTAACTAAACCCTCCTTCAAAACGTCGAAACCCCGGTTAAACAAAGGAAGAACCTCTGTTCAACCGAAAGTCCCCCTTAGGCAGTTCCCGATTGTGCACAACAAGCGATGTTTCTGTACGAAATTTCTCGATAATGCATCATATCCATTATAGACAAAAGGGAAAATTCTATACAGAAAAATTACACACGACGACGTTTTGGTGGACGACATCCATTATGAGGAACTGGAGTAACATCTCTAATTGCTGTTACTTCTAGGCCTGCAGCTTGAAGAGCACGAATTGCAGCTTCACGACCAGCACCAGGACCTTTAACAGTAACCTCTAAAGTTTTTAAACCATGCTCCATTGCAACTTTAGAAGCAGCTTCAGCAGCCATTTGCGCAGCGAATGGAGTAGATTTACGAGATCCACGGAAACCAAGTGCACCAGCACTAGACCAAGAAAGTGCGTTACCGTGAGTATCTGTAAGAGTTACGATTGTGTTGTTGAAAGTAGAACGAATATGAGCTATACCAGCTTCAATATTCTTTTTCACACGTTTTTTACGAGTGTTTGTTTTACGTGCCATTGTTAGTTCAACCTCCTTTACTTATTATTTCTTTTTATTTGCTACTGTACGACGTGGACCTTTACGTGTACGAGCATTGTTTTTAGAGTTTTGACCACGAACTGGTAAACCACGACGGTGACGAAGACCACGGTAAGAACCGATCTCCATTAGACGTTTAATGTTAAGAGATACTTCACGACGAAGGTCTCCCTCAACTTTAATACGATCGATGATATCACGGATACGTCCTAATTCATCTTCCGATAAATCACGAACTCGTGTTTCCGAAGAAATACCAGCTTCTGTAAGAATTTTTTCAGCAGTTGTGCGACCAATGCCGAATACGTAAGTTAAAGAAATAACAACGCGCTTGTCACGAGGAATATCTACACCTGCGATACGTGCCATTCTGAATGCACCTCCTTCTGATTAACCTTGTTTTTGTTTATGTTTAGGGTTTTCACAAATAACCATTACTTTTCCACGTCTACGAATAACTTTACATTTTTCGCAGATTGGTTTAACTGACGGTCTTACTTTCATGTCTCGAACCTCCTTAAAGATTACGGAGTGCTATATTATTTAAAACGGTACGTAATACGACCACGATTTAAATCGTACGGAGATAATTCTACCGTAACTTTGTCTCCTGGTAAAATACGAATGAAGTTCATACGGATTTTACCAGAAACGTGAGCCAATACGACATGCCCATTCTCTAATTCTACTTTGAACATAGCATTTGGCAACGTTTCAAGAACGGTACCTTCGACTTCAATTACATCATCTTTAGCCATTCAATAGTTCTCCCTTCTTCAAATCAGTAACATTTTACACTGCTCTGAAATCCCGGAGAGCCAGCTACTTATAAAGTGGTAAGGATTTCGTATCCTGCTTCTGTAAGAGCAATCGTGTGCTCAAAATGGGCACACCATTTACCATCTACCGTTACCACTGTCCAGTCATCAGATAGTGTTTTTACATATCGTCTTCCTTGATTCACCATCGGCTCAACACAGATGACCATTCCCGGCTTTAATCTAGGGCCTCTATTTGGTGGACCATAGTGCGGGATTTGAGGGTCCTCATGTAAGTCTTGCCCGATTCCGTGACCAACATACTCCCTAACGATCGAGAATCCATTCTCTTCAGCATGGGTTTGAACCGCATGCGAGATATTTGATAATCTTTCGCCTGGTTTTACTTGTTCTAGACCAAGATACAACGATTTTTCTGTGACATCAAGTAGCTTTTGAACAGATTCAGAAATGTTTCCAACTGGATACGTCCATGCAGAATCTCCATGGTACCCATTGTATTTCGCACCAATATCGATACTGATGATATCGCCCTCTTCGAGCTTACGCTTCCCTGGAATCCCGTGTACAAGCTCTTCATTTACAGAAGCACATATGCTCCCCGGAAATCCGTTGTATCCTTTAAAAGATGGCGTAGCACCATATTTTCGAATCGTCTTTTCCGCTATTTGATCGAGCTCTTTCGTTGTAATTCCTGGAGTAATTTGTTGTTTCAACTCTTGATGAGTTAAAGCAACGATCCTGCCAGCTTCTCGCATGATTTCTATCTCGCGAGGAGTTTTGCAGATGATCATTACGCTAAGCCTCCGATGAGAACATCGATATCAGCAAATACTTTATTGATATCTTGCTCACCATTAATGCTTTCTAAGTAACCAAGCTCCTCGTAGAAATCAAGCAAAGGTTTTGTTTGCTTAATATTTACATCTAAACGATTTGCTACAGTTTCTTCATTGTCATCAGAGCGTTGATATAATTCGCCACCACATTTATCGCACACATCAGCTTTTGCTGGTGGATTGAATTCTAAGTGGTAAGTCGCACCGCACTCTTTACAAATGCGACGGCCTGTAAGGCGTGTTAATAACAACCCTGAATCCACATTAATGTTTAAAACATAGTCGATTTTTTTGCCAAGATCTTTCATAATCTCTTCAAGAGCTGATGCTTGTGCAACAGTTCGTGGGAAACCATCTAATAAGAAGCCTTTAATACAGTCTTCCTGACTTAAACGTTCACGAACAATTCCGATTGTAACTTCATCTGGAACAAGCGCACCTTTATCAATAAAAGATTTTGCTTGTAAACCAAGTTCAGTTTCAGCCTTCATAGCTGCACGGAACATATCTCCTGTTGAGATGTGAGGGATGTTATACTTGGCAACAATCTGTTCGGCTTGTGTACCTTTACCAGCACCAGGAAGCCCCATTAAAATTAAGTTCATCCTTGTTCCCCCTCAGTACATGAGCATGTAGGGAAGACAATTCTTCCCACTTACTCACTGCTTGATAAACCCTTTGTAATGGCGTTTTACCAATTGGCTTTCTAGCTGCTTCATTGTTTCTAAAGCAACGCCGACAACGATTAACATACTCGTTCCACCAATCTGTGCAGATGGAGGAAGATTTCCCAATTTCGTAAAGATAACTGGTAATATTGCAATCGCTGCTAGGAAAATTGATCCCACAAAGGTCAAACGATACAAGATTTTTGTTAGATATTGTTCTGTATTCTTACCCGGACGAATACCTGGAACATATCCACCTTGCTTGTTTAGATTCTCTGACATTTGCTCTGGATTAACCTGAACAAATGCATAGAAATATGTGAAGGCTACAATGAGCGCAACATATATAATCATTCCCACTGGGTGAGAATAGTTAAAGTTTGCAATAATCCACTGCGACACATCATGTTTCGGGAAGAACTGTGCAATAGTTGGAGGCGTAATTAAGAATGAAACAGCAAAAATGACTGGAATAACACCCGCACTATTTACCTTAAGTGGTAAATGAGTGTTTTGTGCTCCAGCATGATTCCCATTCCCTCCTGTTACACGCTTCGCATATTGAATTGGAATCTTTCTAACAGCCTGT
Proteins encoded:
- a CDS encoding adenylate kinase; translated protein: MNLILMGLPGAGKGTQAEQIVAKYNIPHISTGDMFRAAMKAETELGLQAKSFIDKGALVPDEVTIGIVRERLSQEDCIKGFLLDGFPRTVAQASALEEIMKDLGKKIDYVLNINVDSGLLLTRLTGRRICKECGATYHLEFNPPAKADVCDKCGGELYQRSDDNEETVANRLDVNIKQTKPLLDFYEELGYLESINGEQDINKVFADIDVLIGGLA
- the rpmJ gene encoding 50S ribosomal protein L36 — its product is MKVRPSVKPICEKCKVIRRRGKVMVICENPKHKQKQG
- the map gene encoding type I methionyl aminopeptidase codes for the protein MIICKTPREIEIMREAGRIVALTHQELKQQITPGITTKELDQIAEKTIRKYGATPSFKGYNGFPGSICASVNEELVHGIPGKRKLEEGDIISIDIGAKYNGYHGDSAWTYPVGNISESVQKLLDVTEKSLYLGLEQVKPGERLSNISHAVQTHAEENGFSIVREYVGHGIGQDLHEDPQIPHYGPPNRGPRLKPGMVICVEPMVNQGRRYVKTLSDDWTVVTVDGKWCAHFEHTIALTEAGYEILTTL
- a CDS encoding DNA-directed RNA polymerase subunit alpha, with product MIEIEKPKIETVELNEDAKYGKFVIEPLERGYGTTLGNSLRRILLSSLPGAAVTAIQIDGVLHEFSTVEGVVEDVTTIILNLKKLALKIYSEEEKTLEIDVQGEGIVTAADITHDSDVEILNPDLHIATLAKNAHFRMRLTAKRGRGYTPADANKSEDQPIGVIPIDSIYTPVSRVTYQVEKTRVGQVANYDKLTLDVWTDGSIGPKEAISLGAKILTEHLNIFVGLTDEAQNAEIMVEKEEDQKEKVLEMTIEELDLSVRSYNCLKRAGINTVQELANKTEEDMMKVRNLGRKSLEEVKHKLEELGLGLRKDD
- the rpsM gene encoding 30S ribosomal protein S13; the protein is MARIAGVDIPRDKRVVISLTYVFGIGRTTAEKILTEAGISSETRVRDLSEDELGRIRDIIDRIKVEGDLRREVSLNIKRLMEIGSYRGLRHRRGLPVRGQNSKNNARTRKGPRRTVANKKK
- the infA gene encoding translation initiation factor IF-1; translated protein: MAKDDVIEVEGTVLETLPNAMFKVELENGHVVLAHVSGKIRMNFIRILPGDKVTVELSPYDLNRGRITYRFK
- the rpsK gene encoding 30S ribosomal protein S11, coding for MARKTNTRKKRVKKNIEAGIAHIRSTFNNTIVTLTDTHGNALSWSSAGALGFRGSRKSTPFAAQMAAEAASKVAMEHGLKTLEVTVKGPGAGREAAIRALQAAGLEVTAIRDVTPVPHNGCRPPKRRRV